The following proteins are encoded in a genomic region of Oncorhynchus masou masou isolate Uvic2021 chromosome 19, UVic_Omas_1.1, whole genome shotgun sequence:
- the LOC135505592 gene encoding potassium voltage-gated channel subfamily S member 3-like: MGYGQVLHRCGNEEDQVYLNVGGVRHEVAEETLLRFPHTRLGRLLHCRSEDAILELCDDYSATEREYYFDRNPHIFISVINFYRTGRIHIMEEVCVFSFSQEIEYWGIQELHLGDCCSNWFQERKEYIEDRDWDVQSDDVQPPSLDSSFEELSAIDKDLEKFKGAWCAEVRSYVWIRLEDPGHSLSSKIIAVASLSVVLTSIVAMCVHSMPEFQILDENERHIEDPVLAILEVVCIVCFSAEFIIRLIVAPSPRKFLSNTLNIIDVASILPFYITLAFETVDDENSEENENLENVGKVVQVLRLMRVFRILKLARHSVGLRALGATVRHSYHEVGLLLLFLSVGISIFSVLIYSAEKEEEDTELGTIPMGWWWATITMTTVGYGDTCPVTLLGKLVATLCILCGLLVVALPITIIFNKFSKYYQRNKAIEEGLCLSQKASERHDLELPYHNIRDLYAQSLGVYPFMGGLAFKNSESSGGDDTDASSLQDIEEVCDTDTLDNGAAK, from the coding sequence ATGGGATATGGGCAAGTCCTCCACCGATGCGGAAATGAGGAAGACCAGGTATACCTCAACGTGGGAGGTGTCCGGCACGAGGTGGCAGAGGAGACGCTGCTCCGCTTCCCCCACACACGCCTGGGCCGCCTGCTGCACTGCCGGAGTGAGGACGCCATCCTGGAGCTATGCGACGACTACAGTGCCACCGAGCGCGAGTACTACTTTGACCGCAATCCCCACATCTTCATCAGCGTGATCAACTTCTACCGCACAGGCCGCATCCACATCATGGAGGAGGTATGCGTCTTCTCCTTCAGCCAGGAGATTGAGTACTGGGGCATCCAGGAGCTCCACTTAGGGGATTGCTGCAGCAACTGGTTCCAGGAGCGCAAGGAGTACATTGAGGACCGCGACTGGGACGTACAAAGTGACGACGTGCAGCCGCCTAGCTTGGACTCGTCCTTCGAAGAGCTCTCAGCCATAGACAAGGACCTGGAGAAGTTCAAGGGGGCGTGGTGCGCCGAGGTGCGGAGCTACGTGTGGATTAGGCTAGAGGACCCCGGTCATTCGCTCTCATCCAAGATCATCGCTGTGGCCTCGCTGAGCGTTGTGCTCACCTCCATCGTGGCCATGTGCGTCCATAGCATGCCCGAGTTTCAGATCTTGGACGAGAACGAGAGACACATCGAGGACCCCGTACTGGCCATCCTGGAGGTGGTCTGCATCGTCTGCTTCTCGGCCGAGTTCATCATCCGATTGATCGTAGCCCCCTCCCCAAGGAAGTTCCTCAGCAACACCCTGAACATCATCGACGTGGCCTCCATCCTGCCCTTCTACATCACGCTGGCCTTTGAGACGGTGGATGATGAGAACAGCGAGGAGAACGAGAACCTGGAGAACGTGGGCAAGGTGGTGCAGGTCCTCCGGCTGATGCGGGTCTTCAGGATCCTAAAATTGGCCCGCCATTCGGTGGGTCTGCGTGCGCTTGGCGCTACTGTCCGCCATAGCTACCACGAGGTGGGCCTGCTGCTCCTCTTCTTATCTGTGGGCATCTCCATCTTCTCCGTGCTCATCTACTcagcagagaaagaggaggaggacactGAGCTGGGCACCATACCCATGGGCTGGTGGTGGGCCACCATCACCATGACCACCGTGGGCTATGGTGACACCTGCCCAGTTACGTTGCTGGGGAAGCTAGTGGCCACCCTGTGCATCCTCTGCGGCTTGCTGGTGGTTGCCTTGCCTATCACCATAATCTTTAACAAGTTTTCCAAGTACTACCAGAGGAATAAAGCCATTGAGGAGGGCCTGTGTCTGAGTCAAAAGGCGTCCGAGAGACATGACCTGGAGCTCCCTTACCATAACATCAGAGACCTCTACGCCCAGAGTCTGGGCGTGTACCCCTTCATGGGCGGCCTCGCCTTCAAGAACAGTGAGAGTAGCGGTGGGGATGATACGGATGCCTCCAGCCTACAGGACATAGAGGAGGTGTGTGACACAGACACTCTGGACAATGGGGCAGCAAAATGA